The following are encoded together in the Ovis canadensis isolate MfBH-ARS-UI-01 breed Bighorn chromosome 2, ARS-UI_OviCan_v2, whole genome shotgun sequence genome:
- the LOC138434600 gene encoding interferon alpha-H yields MAAAWSLLLALLLLSCNAICSRGCHLPHTHSLANRRVLTLLRQLRRVSPSSCLQDRKDFAFPQEVLGGSQLQKAQAISVLHEVTQHTFQLFSTEGSAAAWDEILLDKLRAALDQQLTDLQACLRQEEGLRGAPLLKEDSSLAVRKYFHRVTLYLQEKGHSPCAWEVVRAEVMRAFSSSTNLQERFRSKD; encoded by the coding sequence ATGGCTGCAGCCTGGTCCTTActcctggccctgctgctgctcagctgcaACGCCATCTGCTCTCGGGGCTGCCACCTGCCTCACACCCACAGCCTGGCCAACAGGAGGGTCCTGACGCTCCTGCGGCAACTGAGGAGggtctccccttcctcctgcctgcagGACAGAAAAGACTTCGCATTCCCCCAGGAGGTGCTGGGTGGCAGTCAGTTGCAGAAGGCTCAAGCCATCTCTGTGCTCCACGAGGTGACCCAGCACACCTTCCAGCTCTTCAGCACAGAGGGCTCGGCCGCCGCGTGGGACGAGATCCTCCTGGACAAGCTCCGCGCTGCACTGGATCAGCAGCTCACTGACCTGCAAGCATGTctcaggcaggaggaggggctgcGAGGGGCTCCCCTGCTCAAGGAGGACTCCAGCCTGGCTGTGAGGAAATACTTCCACAGAGTCACTCTCTATCTGCAAGAGAAGGGACACAGCCCTTGTGCCTGGGAGGTTGTCAGAGCAGAAGTCATGAGAGCCTTCTCTTCCTCAACAAACTTGCAGGAGAGATTCAGGAGCAAGGACTGA